A window from Halopelagius inordinatus encodes these proteins:
- a CDS encoding NTP transferase domain-containing protein, whose product MHAVILSAGDGGRMGHHTEEVPKTFMEVGDRILYEHQRAAIEPFVDVSTVVLGYRHETVVDRFSPSRTVVVEKWDEYDNAESLYRALCEIDDDVLVLNGDVVVTREAISKVVRAHERAEGRSVVACLPGTQTEHTAIQLDDGRVAAYGKIPGHRHAGLGIIDRSHLDAAVEHLRDNRHEWYPTVYEEIPTLGVHIPEDSHLEINCPSDKQAAKERLPLESPREAAPQQSQQDSSL is encoded by the coding sequence ATGCACGCAGTAATTCTCTCCGCCGGCGACGGCGGCCGGATGGGTCACCACACAGAGGAGGTGCCGAAGACGTTCATGGAAGTCGGCGACCGAATCCTCTACGAACACCAGAGAGCGGCGATAGAGCCGTTCGTCGACGTCTCCACCGTCGTCCTCGGCTACCGCCACGAGACGGTCGTAGACCGGTTCTCGCCGAGTCGAACCGTCGTCGTCGAAAAGTGGGACGAGTACGACAACGCGGAGTCCCTCTACCGGGCGCTCTGCGAAATCGACGACGACGTGCTCGTCCTCAACGGCGACGTCGTGGTCACCCGAGAGGCCATCTCGAAGGTCGTCCGTGCCCACGAACGCGCCGAGGGCCGAAGCGTCGTCGCCTGTCTCCCGGGTACGCAGACCGAACACACCGCCATTCAGTTGGACGACGGGCGCGTCGCCGCCTACGGGAAGATTCCCGGACACCGTCACGCGGGACTCGGCATCATAGACCGGAGCCACCTCGACGCGGCCGTCGAACACCTGCGGGACAACCGCCACGAGTGGTATCCGACGGTGTACGAAGAGATACCGACGCTCGGAGTCCACATCCCCGAAGACAGCCATCTGGAAATCAACTGCCCGTCGGACAAGCAGGCGGCCAAAGAGCGCCTTCCCCTCGAATCGCCGCGCGAGGCGGCACCTCAGCAGTCCCAACAGGATAGTTCGCTCTGA
- a CDS encoding CDP-glycerol glycerophosphotransferase family protein, with the protein MKKTFEAVDEHVDVSSAYLPLSEETRGCSDELREASVEDVDAVDENVFEIDPDVVVRNNTFRAGEFRYEEEYPVVHVRHGASFGRDEVKTTISRLRGVVDTALAPGTWWADRYREGFSQDTRVEVVGIPEADRLVASDPPRRRHVLYAPTNHNYGGGSYLDTAEHVLDVFEDSDYRLRFRPHPMDLSEEPGRSVTERCRERITDLPNVVFDRHQTPTESLLDADILLSDYSGIVTEWLHTDRPFVQFTSVASEAEVPKLGYQTRRLDVETVDDLYENGLPEDVRRRQESFRDELGIPMDGRASNRVATEVTACTQ; encoded by the coding sequence ATGAAAAAGACGTTCGAGGCCGTCGACGAACACGTCGATGTCTCGTCTGCGTACCTTCCGCTCAGCGAGGAGACGCGAGGCTGTTCGGACGAACTACGCGAGGCGAGCGTCGAAGACGTGGACGCGGTCGACGAGAACGTCTTCGAGATAGATCCGGACGTCGTCGTCCGCAACAACACGTTTCGGGCGGGCGAGTTCCGCTACGAGGAGGAGTACCCCGTCGTCCACGTCCGACACGGAGCGTCGTTCGGGAGAGACGAAGTCAAGACGACTATCTCGCGCCTGCGAGGCGTCGTCGACACGGCGTTAGCACCGGGGACGTGGTGGGCCGACCGCTACCGAGAGGGGTTTTCACAGGACACTCGCGTCGAAGTCGTCGGCATCCCGGAGGCGGACCGACTCGTGGCGAGTGACCCGCCGCGGCGACGGCACGTCCTCTACGCCCCCACGAACCACAACTACGGGGGCGGAAGCTACCTCGATACGGCGGAACACGTCCTCGACGTCTTCGAGGACAGCGACTACCGACTCCGATTCCGACCCCATCCGATGGACCTATCGGAGGAACCGGGACGGTCGGTGACCGAACGGTGCCGAGAGCGAATCACCGACCTCCCGAACGTCGTCTTCGACCGACACCAGACGCCGACGGAGAGCCTCCTCGACGCGGACATCCTGCTTTCGGACTACTCGGGTATCGTCACGGAATGGCTCCACACTGACCGCCCGTTCGTGCAGTTCACGTCGGTTGCGTCGGAGGCCGAGGTGCCGAAACTCGGCTATCAGACCCGCCGACTCGACGTCGAGACGGTCGACGACCTCTACGAGAACGGACTGCCCGAGGACGTTCGGCGGCGACAGGAGTCGTTCCGCGACGAACTGGGAATCCCCATGGACGGACGGGCGTCCAACCGAGTTGCGACGGAGGTGACCGCATGCACGCAGTAA
- a CDS encoding endonuclease/exonuclease/phosphatase family protein: protein MPRPITVMSYNVRYDNPNDGRYAWRIRRDNVAGVIRFHKPDIIGLQEALHDQLQDLRERLPSYEWLNAGRAKAENAGEYAAVGFDKQRFNLEESSTFWLSEEPDEVGSVGWDARFPRLVRYVKLRERQTGVELFHFNTHLDHEGETSRLKGAKLLQRRIDELAPNEPVVVTGDFNCRQSSPPYEHLTKRSQASEGRTLRDAQFASTTPHHGPLTTMTDFQNLVPDKKIDHLFVTSDVVVETHGVCSDSYLNGRYPSDHLPIVADLSFPSHVHDEATKTRSQSTFYRTDSIQESVQVPSEEVE from the coding sequence ATGCCGCGGCCCATCACCGTGATGTCGTACAACGTCCGGTATGACAACCCTAACGACGGACGATACGCGTGGAGAATCCGTCGGGACAACGTCGCGGGCGTCATCAGGTTTCACAAACCCGACATCATCGGACTCCAAGAGGCGCTTCACGACCAACTCCAAGACTTGCGCGAACGGCTCCCGTCCTACGAGTGGTTGAACGCCGGGCGGGCGAAAGCAGAGAACGCGGGTGAGTACGCCGCCGTTGGGTTCGATAAGCAGAGATTTAATCTCGAAGAGTCGTCCACGTTCTGGCTGTCCGAAGAACCCGACGAAGTCGGGAGCGTCGGGTGGGACGCACGCTTCCCGCGACTCGTTCGGTACGTCAAACTCCGAGAGCGACAGACGGGTGTCGAACTGTTCCACTTCAACACTCATCTGGACCACGAGGGGGAGACGTCCAGGCTGAAGGGCGCGAAACTTCTGCAACGGCGCATCGACGAACTGGCTCCGAACGAACCCGTCGTCGTGACGGGCGACTTCAACTGCCGACAGTCGTCCCCGCCGTACGAACACCTCACGAAGCGTTCGCAAGCGTCGGAGGGGCGGACGCTCCGCGACGCCCAGTTCGCCTCGACTACCCCGCACCACGGCCCGTTGACGACGATGACAGATTTCCAGAACCTCGTCCCCGACAAGAAGATAGATCACCTCTTTGTCACGAGCGATGTCGTCGTCGAGACGCACGGGGTCTGTTCGGACAGTTACCTCAACGGCCGCTACCCCTCGGACCACCTGCCCATCGTCGCCGACCTCTCGTTTCCCAGTCACGTCCACGACGAAGCCACCAAAACACGTAGCCAATCGACGTTTTACCGTACGGACTCGATTCAAGAGAGCGTACAGGTTCCGTCCGAAGAGGTGGAGTAA
- a CDS encoding phosphoenolpyruvate carboxykinase (ATP): MMGLEFGETTVAVGDDVVGRVLVEQFDHVHRTSVEDADVTVEFRRGFVQPPDGCIEIHGGLWVDHDELFVDARKGAPGFDLTGAIHERIGDGGHQAKITGNPLRESTEITVFYDERAVESNSRVLRQIIRSYNKNYASRTEVVAVNLAEYLVEALLHQRLLSNESALCHASGVVRGGEATLFAGWGGVGKSEVSGELVRERGYDLLGDDLVVVSQDGTASPYRKRMPAYPQSIADGETTYREVMAGRGPLDRGQWRVRERLGGSKSVRRMVLPSSLSGHSEDVARLSGTPVTTAVNLVVEDREEIRVERTTPEDIAERGASTMMAEIDSFTDKMRAVHAASPTYWSGVREMTEQSDRTYRQALAEADTYLVSVPPEASGSRLVEVLSNQVLSDSE; this comes from the coding sequence ATGATGGGACTCGAGTTCGGAGAGACGACCGTAGCAGTCGGCGACGACGTGGTCGGGCGAGTACTGGTCGAACAGTTCGACCACGTCCACAGGACGAGCGTCGAAGACGCCGACGTGACCGTCGAATTCCGTCGCGGGTTCGTTCAACCGCCCGACGGATGCATAGAGATACACGGCGGTCTCTGGGTTGACCACGACGAACTGTTCGTCGACGCGAGAAAGGGAGCCCCCGGGTTCGACCTGACCGGCGCGATTCACGAGCGAATCGGAGACGGCGGCCATCAGGCGAAGATAACGGGGAACCCGCTCCGAGAATCCACCGAGATAACCGTCTTCTACGACGAACGGGCAGTCGAGTCGAACAGCAGAGTACTGCGACAGATCATTCGAAGCTACAACAAAAACTACGCGAGTCGAACCGAAGTCGTCGCGGTGAACTTAGCGGAGTATCTCGTCGAAGCTCTCCTCCACCAGCGCTTGCTCTCGAACGAGAGCGCACTGTGCCACGCGAGCGGCGTCGTTCGGGGCGGCGAGGCGACGCTCTTTGCGGGGTGGGGCGGCGTCGGGAAGTCCGAAGTGAGCGGAGAACTCGTACGCGAACGCGGGTACGACCTGCTGGGCGACGACCTGGTGGTCGTCTCTCAGGACGGGACCGCGTCGCCGTACCGAAAGCGGATGCCCGCGTATCCCCAGTCGATAGCCGACGGCGAGACGACGTACCGAGAGGTGATGGCGGGACGAGGACCGCTCGACCGGGGACAGTGGCGGGTTCGAGAGCGACTCGGAGGGTCGAAGTCCGTCCGTCGGATGGTCCTCCCGTCGTCGCTGTCGGGTCACTCCGAGGACGTGGCTCGTCTCTCGGGGACTCCGGTGACGACGGCGGTCAATCTGGTCGTCGAAGATCGCGAGGAGATCCGCGTCGAACGCACGACGCCCGAGGACATCGCCGAACGCGGTGCGTCCACGATGATGGCGGAGATCGACTCCTTCACCGACAAGATGCGGGCGGTTCACGCCGCCTCACCGACGTACTGGTCGGGGGTACGGGAGATGACCGAACAGTCCGACCGGACGTATCGACAGGCGTTGGCCGAGGCCGATACGTACCTCGTGTCCGTTCCGCCGGAGGCGTCCGGATCTCGGCTCGTGGAAGTTCTGTCGAATCAGGTGCTGTCGGACTCGGAGTAA
- a CDS encoding PAS domain S-box protein: MAELIGTYLERFDDRLSATAATGSREALELIDETEFDCIVSDYDMPGSDGLQLLEAVRADSPDLPFILFTGRGSEEIASDAISRGVTDYMQKESETEQYQVLAQRISNTVRQHRLSQVATTARENAETILEASPNAIFVTTDGRCVYANPTALDLVSSVSKADVLGSPISTFLHHDHDRDVFRDAQRGDALEQERLSVRDDGEETPVEATTREITWDGNPAVVYILRDITDRIAYEQELGYRQSLLRSTFEASPDGILFTDTERKIMTYNDQFFELWGIPEEVLESGDRKLALEIALDRVADGDAFRQYIESQYQNPEESQHNQVRLRDGTIVDQYSTFALAEDETPLGVVWFYRDITEVKRLEQTQQEAFDRMTDAVYAVDENWDFTFLNERAGRLLRRDTDDLLGENVWTEFPEAVDTDIYDRYHEAVEGNEPVSFELYYDPLETEFEIRAFPSETGLTVYFRDITEQRQTQTELMQSVETLHELYETASDPEMSFEEKQRELLQVGSEYLDLPYGFVTEIAESTQTVVASTGTHELLQPGESCPLDDAYCRRTISTESGLLAVQNSGAEGWSGDPAHERFELETYIGGKIVVEGELYGTVCFASSEPREGGFSEMEWTFVELLSRWLAYELEQREHQSQLEAKNAQLEEFASIVSHDLRNPLSVADGYLELAMEEDDTEHLSKVERAHDRMKGLIDDILTLAREGEIVNEPTRVDLRTLIEGCWENVDTEDARLVVDAEGTVVADESRSAQLLENLVRNAVEHGGRTVTVTVGDLPDGFYLEDDGSGIPEDVRSKLFQPGFSTKEGGTGIGLRVADQIATAHGWDIAATASSTGGARFEITGVERPSETVV; the protein is encoded by the coding sequence ATGGCGGAGCTGATCGGGACGTATCTCGAACGGTTCGACGATCGACTCTCGGCGACGGCCGCGACAGGTTCGCGCGAGGCGCTCGAACTCATCGACGAGACGGAGTTTGACTGTATCGTCAGCGACTACGATATGCCCGGGTCCGACGGGCTTCAGCTCCTCGAAGCCGTCAGAGCGGACTCCCCCGACCTGCCGTTCATCCTCTTTACCGGACGCGGCTCAGAAGAGATCGCCAGCGACGCGATCAGTAGAGGGGTGACGGACTACATGCAGAAGGAATCAGAGACGGAACAGTATCAGGTTCTCGCACAGCGGATTTCCAACACCGTCAGACAGCACCGACTCAGCCAAGTCGCGACGACTGCCAGAGAGAACGCCGAAACGATCCTCGAAGCCTCACCGAACGCCATCTTCGTGACGACCGACGGGAGATGCGTGTACGCCAACCCCACCGCTCTCGATCTCGTTTCGTCCGTCTCGAAAGCGGACGTTCTGGGTTCTCCCATCTCGACCTTCCTGCACCACGACCACGACAGAGACGTGTTTCGGGACGCCCAGCGCGGCGACGCTCTCGAACAGGAGCGACTCTCCGTCCGAGACGACGGAGAGGAAACCCCCGTCGAAGCGACCACTCGGGAGATCACGTGGGACGGGAACCCGGCCGTCGTGTACATCCTCCGCGACATCACCGACCGCATCGCGTACGAGCAGGAGCTCGGATACCGACAGTCACTCCTCAGGTCGACGTTCGAGGCCAGTCCCGACGGCATCCTCTTCACCGACACGGAGAGGAAGATCATGACCTACAACGACCAGTTCTTCGAACTGTGGGGTATCCCCGAAGAGGTTCTCGAATCCGGTGACAGGAAGCTTGCCCTCGAAATCGCTCTCGACCGGGTCGCAGACGGGGACGCGTTCCGTCAGTACATCGAATCCCAGTATCAGAACCCCGAGGAGTCGCAGCACAACCAGGTTCGGCTCCGAGATGGGACCATCGTCGACCAGTATTCGACGTTCGCTCTCGCGGAAGACGAAACTCCCCTCGGGGTCGTCTGGTTCTATCGGGACATCACCGAGGTAAAGCGGCTCGAACAGACCCAACAGGAGGCGTTCGACCGGATGACGGACGCCGTCTACGCGGTCGACGAAAACTGGGATTTCACCTTCCTGAACGAACGGGCCGGGCGGTTGTTACGACGCGACACAGACGACCTCCTCGGTGAGAACGTCTGGACCGAGTTCCCGGAAGCCGTCGACACCGATATCTACGATCGGTACCACGAGGCGGTCGAGGGGAACGAACCCGTCTCCTTCGAACTGTACTACGACCCGCTGGAGACCGAGTTCGAGATTCGAGCGTTCCCATCGGAGACCGGGCTGACGGTGTACTTCCGCGACATCACCGAACAGCGCCAGACCCAAACGGAGTTGATGCAGAGCGTCGAAACGCTGCACGAACTGTACGAGACCGCGTCCGACCCGGAGATGTCGTTCGAGGAGAAACAAAGAGAGCTCTTGCAGGTCGGCAGTGAGTATCTCGACCTCCCCTACGGGTTCGTCACGGAGATCGCGGAATCGACGCAGACGGTCGTCGCTTCGACCGGCACTCACGAGCTGTTACAGCCGGGAGAGTCCTGTCCGCTTGACGACGCCTACTGTCGGAGAACCATCTCGACGGAGTCCGGACTGTTGGCCGTACAGAACTCGGGCGCCGAGGGGTGGAGCGGCGACCCCGCACACGAGAGATTCGAACTCGAGACGTATATCGGCGGGAAGATCGTCGTCGAGGGAGAGCTCTACGGGACGGTCTGTTTCGCGTCCAGCGAACCGCGTGAGGGCGGCTTCTCGGAGATGGAGTGGACGTTCGTGGAACTCCTGAGTCGGTGGCTGGCTTACGAACTCGAACAGCGCGAACACCAGTCGCAACTGGAGGCGAAGAACGCCCAGTTAGAGGAGTTCGCCAGCATCGTGTCACACGACCTCAGGAACCCGTTGTCCGTCGCCGACGGATATCTGGAGTTGGCGATGGAGGAAGACGACACCGAACACCTGTCCAAGGTCGAACGGGCGCACGACCGGATGAAGGGCCTGATCGACGACATTCTGACGCTGGCCCGAGAGGGCGAGATCGTCAACGAACCGACTCGGGTCGACCTCCGCACTCTGATCGAAGGCTGTTGGGAGAACGTAGATACGGAGGATGCCCGTCTCGTCGTCGACGCCGAGGGCACCGTCGTAGCCGACGAGAGCCGGAGCGCACAACTGTTGGAGAACCTCGTTCGGAACGCCGTCGAACACGGGGGAAGAACCGTTACCGTGACCGTAGGCGACCTCCCCGACGGCTTCTATCTGGAGGACGACGGCTCCGGGATACCGGAAGACGTGCGGTCGAAGCTGTTTCAGCCCGGGTTCTCGACGAAGGAGGGCGGTACCGGCATCGGACTCCGAGTCGCGGACCAGATCGCCACCGCTCACGGCTGGGATATCGCCGCGACAGCCAGTTCCACCGGCGGCGCTCGGTTCGAGATTACGGGCGTCGAACGCCCCAGCGAGACGGTCGTGTGA
- a CDS encoding ParA family protein, which produces MSRAVSVSLQKGGVGKTTIAINLADALAARGNDVLLVDLDQQGNATEGVGLKHLYEDASPNLGDVLTDDDPLDVREVIRDRETFDVVPAHVDLDDIEDRIRNSTFGVLWVRRRIVEPLLDEEYDYIVIDSPPSLGPLSDASLIGAGHVIVPLLMSEPSVSGFERMVEQQIRPIRQEVGLEILAIVPNDLSGNNEERRIISNLEDSPFAEYLPEFARTAKFDETGSPGPGIRHRIAFSRAWRDGQTLREYDPENDMLDRLDRLAASVENGGPENA; this is translated from the coding sequence ATGTCGAGGGCGGTGAGCGTCTCCCTGCAGAAGGGCGGCGTCGGCAAGACGACAATCGCGATAAATCTCGCGGACGCACTCGCCGCGCGGGGGAACGACGTTCTCCTCGTGGATTTAGACCAACAGGGTAACGCGACAGAGGGCGTCGGATTGAAACACCTCTACGAGGACGCGTCGCCGAATCTCGGCGACGTGTTGACCGACGACGACCCTCTCGACGTGCGCGAGGTCATCCGCGACCGAGAGACGTTCGACGTCGTCCCGGCGCACGTCGATTTAGACGACATCGAAGACCGGATTCGGAACTCCACGTTCGGTGTGCTCTGGGTTCGACGCCGCATCGTCGAACCCCTCCTCGACGAGGAGTACGACTACATCGTCATCGATTCGCCGCCGAGTCTCGGACCTCTCTCTGACGCGTCGCTCATCGGTGCGGGGCACGTCATCGTCCCGTTGCTCATGAGCGAACCGAGCGTCAGCGGGTTCGAGCGGATGGTCGAACAGCAGATTCGGCCGATTCGCCAGGAGGTCGGCCTCGAAATCCTCGCTATCGTCCCCAACGACCTCAGCGGAAACAACGAGGAGCGTCGAATCATCTCGAACTTAGAGGACTCTCCGTTCGCCGAGTACCTCCCCGAGTTCGCGCGGACGGCGAAGTTCGACGAAACCGGGTCGCCGGGACCGGGCATCCGGCATCGCATCGCCTTCAGTCGCGCGTGGCGCGACGGGCAGACACTCCGCGAGTACGACCCCGAAAACGACATGCTGGACCGACTCGACCGACTCGCCGCGAGCGTCGAGAACGGAGGCCCGGAGAATGCCTGA
- a CDS encoding PRC-barrel domain-containing protein — translation MSSGPLSNDSSTNSTPMPSIAGMPVFGSEGYRLGEAVDFVLDFDANRVASVLVADVDTDRFPNLESGRKGVRIPFDSIRSIEDAILIDAPLAQFTGSEGPSPTTLSPNSLIAE, via the coding sequence ATGTCTTCCGGCCCCCTCTCCAACGACAGTTCCACGAACTCGACGCCGATGCCGTCAATCGCGGGCATGCCCGTGTTCGGGAGCGAAGGCTATCGACTCGGCGAAGCGGTCGATTTCGTCCTCGACTTCGACGCGAACCGCGTCGCGTCTGTACTCGTCGCAGACGTAGACACCGACCGGTTTCCGAACCTCGAATCCGGGCGCAAAGGCGTCCGCATCCCGTTCGACTCGATTCGTTCCATCGAAGACGCCATCCTCATCGACGCTCCACTCGCGCAGTTCACCGGCTCCGAAGGGCCGTCGCCGACGACGCTCAGCCCCAACTCCCTGATCGCAGAGTAG
- a CDS encoding S8 family serine peptidase produces the protein MAGVAPPVLGVGSDTSRIVRPVEQGSDDASGTVASAADRSIGTESSETTTERPANDSTGSNASRAKAKLDSSLWRVGRASDADRTETESGAVAFGASNDAADRRDVVVELDRNATRAGRDAVHRVLGSEAVRGSHGRYVEVRATDDEIRALAEESSVSYLRAPIRPVSFAGSDGTTGAIETMNVSALHEAGYTGENVTVAVIDVQQFDLDHPAYADRVVATRDFTGRGIDGRGGHGTATAELVGETAPNASVVLVRVNYLWQFYDAVEWLETETSTDVVSMSLGWYNAGPLDGTSEMGAAIDRSVENGTVWSVSAGNSADGDHWNGTWTDPDGNDRLNVSGTREYFTLDARAVNDQIPLGIYASWNDWPATDEDYGICLYNTPDLNRSGRITCADGTQAGSEPPTESIGGKINATDENETLYLTVEHVGGNATADFDIFLGNYLSFRDSWTRERSLTLPATEPNLLSVGAVDVTTGELEAYSSRGPTIDGRRKPDVVAPDNVTSSAYSPTFRGTSAAAPHVAGVLATLLDANSRLSPDAQQVRLRESARLVGSGPDNDTGYGAADATRAIAGLSSYDLPPDGRLAWNGTYRLDTGGGPVPDSLVVSAPNATLDGEGGTFDAGRADGAAVAVTEDGARVTVRNLTVRNAEHGLDVSNATAVRLSDAGVDGDVAVRNATTVNATEVRFGANASVVGRNRIDVRDADFGTETTLRAREGNLTVVNGTTAGSATLTARNGTTNVSNLSVAGMPSVDASGANQTLALGETSETPRSNLSRLSTAATTEFRTNESATLALGYDDAHVNESVLGVWVRSSGKWTAANASLDTQGNVATLDATQNGTYAVFGRGLPAVNAPDEVAVESAVESETTASVDIENVGKADFSVLDSDLVGPDAEEFSVSDDGTGTVAPGESATVSVSFAPTRTGAANATLSVSTDEFDVVDVRLNGTATEKVTPTPTPTPTPTSRPTDEDDGGVSGGGAPAPAPTPEPTTATPTTTPTTPTATPTVTPVPTTTERPTPVANPTVTAVPERTDAARNESRATERPANRTPTLSTESGASEQSGPSQSTDTRAPGFTPLTGVLGVVLATLVIAGRRD, from the coding sequence TTGGCCGGTGTCGCCCCTCCCGTCCTCGGCGTCGGGAGTGACACCTCCCGGATAGTTCGACCGGTAGAACAGGGGTCTGACGACGCGTCCGGGACCGTCGCGTCGGCGGCGGACCGGTCGATAGGAACGGAGTCGTCGGAGACGACGACGGAGAGACCGGCGAACGACTCCACGGGGTCGAACGCGAGCAGAGCGAAAGCGAAGCTGGACTCGTCGCTGTGGAGGGTCGGTCGCGCGTCGGACGCCGACCGGACGGAGACGGAGAGCGGTGCCGTCGCCTTCGGCGCGTCGAACGACGCCGCCGACCGGCGGGACGTCGTCGTCGAACTCGACAGGAACGCGACGCGGGCAGGACGGGACGCCGTGCACCGCGTCCTCGGTTCCGAGGCGGTGCGCGGTAGCCACGGCCGGTACGTCGAGGTGAGGGCGACGGACGACGAAATCCGTGCACTCGCAGAAGAGTCGAGCGTCTCGTACCTCCGCGCACCCATTCGCCCCGTCTCGTTTGCGGGGTCCGACGGCACGACCGGAGCAATCGAGACGATGAACGTGAGCGCGCTTCACGAGGCGGGGTACACGGGCGAGAACGTCACCGTCGCCGTCATCGACGTCCAGCAGTTCGACCTCGACCACCCGGCGTACGCCGACAGGGTCGTCGCGACGAGAGACTTCACCGGGAGAGGCATCGACGGACGCGGGGGCCACGGGACGGCGACGGCGGAACTCGTCGGCGAGACGGCGCCGAACGCGTCGGTCGTGTTGGTTCGGGTCAACTACCTCTGGCAGTTCTACGACGCGGTGGAGTGGTTAGAGACGGAAACCTCGACGGACGTGGTATCGATGTCGCTCGGGTGGTACAACGCCGGTCCGTTGGACGGTACCTCCGAGATGGGCGCGGCGATAGATCGGAGCGTCGAGAACGGGACGGTGTGGTCCGTCTCGGCGGGGAACTCGGCGGACGGAGACCACTGGAACGGAACGTGGACCGACCCCGACGGGAACGACCGATTGAACGTCTCCGGAACGCGCGAGTACTTCACGCTCGACGCGCGGGCGGTGAACGATCAGATACCGCTCGGAATCTACGCCTCGTGGAACGACTGGCCCGCGACCGACGAGGACTACGGTATCTGTCTGTACAACACGCCCGACCTGAATCGCTCCGGGCGCATCACGTGTGCGGACGGGACGCAAGCGGGGAGCGAGCCTCCGACGGAGAGTATCGGAGGGAAAATAAACGCCACAGACGAGAACGAGACGCTGTATCTGACGGTCGAACACGTCGGCGGGAACGCGACGGCGGACTTCGATATCTTCCTCGGGAACTACCTCAGTTTCCGCGACTCGTGGACGAGAGAGCGGAGTCTCACCCTTCCCGCGACGGAACCGAACCTGCTCTCTGTCGGGGCAGTCGACGTGACGACCGGAGAACTCGAAGCGTACTCCTCGCGCGGGCCGACCATCGACGGACGCCGGAAGCCCGACGTGGTCGCTCCGGACAACGTCACATCCAGCGCTTACAGTCCGACGTTCCGGGGCACGTCGGCGGCGGCACCCCACGTCGCGGGCGTCCTCGCGACGCTTCTCGACGCGAACTCCCGACTCTCGCCCGACGCACAGCAGGTTCGGCTCCGCGAAAGCGCGCGCCTCGTCGGGTCCGGGCCGGATAACGACACCGGCTACGGCGCCGCCGACGCCACTCGCGCTATCGCCGGACTGAGTTCGTACGACCTGCCGCCGGACGGTCGTCTCGCGTGGAACGGGACGTACCGACTCGACACCGGCGGCGGACCGGTCCCCGACTCGCTCGTCGTCTCGGCGCCGAACGCGACGCTCGACGGCGAGGGGGGAACGTTCGACGCCGGGCGGGCGGACGGGGCCGCGGTTGCGGTCACCGAAGACGGGGCAAGGGTAACGGTTCGGAACCTGACGGTGCGAAACGCGGAACACGGACTGGACGTGTCGAACGCGACTGCCGTCCGCCTGTCGGACGCCGGGGTGGACGGCGACGTGGCCGTCCGGAACGCGACGACGGTGAACGCCACCGAGGTCAGATTCGGCGCGAACGCGTCGGTCGTCGGCCGGAATCGAATCGACGTGCGCGACGCCGACTTCGGGACGGAGACGACACTCCGCGCGCGAGAGGGGAACCTCACCGTCGTGAACGGGACGACGGCGGGGAGCGCAACGCTCACCGCACGGAACGGGACGACGAACGTGTCGAACCTCTCTGTCGCCGGGATGCCCTCGGTGGACGCGTCCGGAGCGAACCAGACACTCGCTCTCGGGGAGACGTCGGAGACGCCGCGTTCGAACCTCTCTCGTCTGTCCACCGCCGCCACGACCGAGTTCCGGACGAACGAGTCGGCGACGCTCGCTCTCGGATACGACGACGCCCACGTGAACGAGTCGGTACTCGGCGTGTGGGTGCGTTCGTCGGGCAAGTGGACGGCGGCGAACGCCTCTCTCGACACTCAGGGGAACGTTGCGACTCTCGACGCGACGCAGAACGGCACGTACGCCGTGTTCGGACGCGGCCTCCCGGCGGTGAACGCGCCCGACGAGGTGGCCGTCGAGTCCGCCGTGGAGTCGGAGACGACGGCGAGCGTCGACATCGAGAACGTCGGCAAAGCGGACTTCAGCGTCCTCGATTCCGACCTCGTCGGTCCGGACGCCGAGGAGTTCTCCGTCTCCGACGACGGGACCGGAACCGTCGCGCCGGGCGAGTCCGCGACGGTGTCCGTCTCGTTCGCGCCGACGCGGACGGGGGCGGCGAACGCGACGCTCTCCGTCTCGACGGACGAGTTCGACGTCGTCGACGTCCGCCTGAACGGGACGGCGACGGAGAAAGTGACTCCGACGCCGACGCCCACGCCGACGCCGACGAGCAGACCGACCGACGAAGACGACGGAGGTGTCAGCGGTGGCGGTGCGCCCGCCCCGGCACCGACGCCGGAACCGACGACGGCAACGCCCACCACGACTCCCACGACGCCTACCGCGACACCGACGGTGACGCCCGTGCCGACGACGACAGAGAGACCGACGCCCGTCGCGAATCCGACGGTAACTGCCGTTCCGGAGCGAACGGACGCGGCGAGAAACGAGTCGCGGGCGACGGAGAGACCGGCGAATCGAACGCCCACCCTCTCGACAGAGTCCGGCGCGAGCGAACAGAGCGGTCCGTCGCAATCGACTGACACGAGAGCACCGGGGTTCACGCCGTTGACCGGCGTACTCGGGGTGGTACTCGCGACGCTCGTAATCGCCGGTCGGCGCGACTGA